The nucleotide window ATGTGCACTTGTCGGGATTCCGCCATTAAGCGGATTTATCGGAAAAGTACTGATCGGCCAGGGCGCTATTGAAACAGAGTCTTACATTTTATTGGCACTGGCATTCGGTTCGAGTATCATCGTTCTCTATTCATTAATGCGTATTTTCCTTGCTTCATTCTTTGGAGAAACTTCGATTAATGAAGAGGACAAAATTCGGATGCCGCGCGGTGCGATGGTATCGTTTGTGCTATTGACGATCTGTATCGTTGCTTTAGGAGTTGGTGCAGAAGGGCTTGCAGTTTATGTGAATGATGCAGCTTACACATTATCCAACCCTTCCGTATATATTGATGCGATATTAAATACGAATAAATAAAGGAGGGTGAGCACATGTTAGGTCAATTTATTATAAATTTATTTATTGCGGCGCTTTGGTTTTTGTTAAAGGATGATCCAACTGCAGACTTTACGACGTTTATGTCAGGCTTTTTAGTCGGAACATTGATTTTATATGCTATGCACCGATTTTTCGGAACACAGTTTTACTTGCGTCGTGTATTAAAGATTATTAAGCTCATCCTCATATTTATTCGAGAGCTGCTTTCATCAAGTATTTCTGTATTAAAACAAGTACTGGGTCCACAGATGAATTTCACACCGGGTATTTTCACTTATGAAACAAAATTAAGAGGAGACTACCAGGTGACGACATTGGCCCTGTTATTAACATTGACACCGGGTTCTGTTGTAATGGAAGTTTCAGAAGATAACAGTACGTTTTATATTCATGCAATGGATATAGAAGAATCGAAAGAAACGGTACTCCGTTCAATCGGCAAGTTTGAACGTGCCATTTTGGAGGTGACACAATGATCGATTTGATTCTAAAGGCTGCACTTGTACTATTTATGGTGGCAATCGGTCTATCCCTATTCCGTGTAATAAAAGGACCGTCATTGCCTGACCGCGCAATCGCTCTTGATACGATTGGCGTCAATTTAATTTCTGCGATCGCCATCGTGTCGATTGTTTTAAAAACAAAGGCATTTTTGGAAGCGATTTTAATATTGGGGATTTTAGCATTTATCGGAACGATTGCATTCTCGAAATATATAGAAAGAGGTGTCATTGTTGAGCGTAAATCAGCTGATTGAGTTAATGGCGGCACTTCTTATCTTGCTTGGTGCAATTGTGAGTGTCATTAGCGCATTCGGCATGATACGTTTACCGGATGTGTACACACGCTCACATGCCGCAACGAAAAGTGCGACACTTTCCGTATTGCTTTGTTTGTTCGGCGGCTTCATTTACTTTTGGATCCATGATGGCTATGTGAGCATTCGCCTTATTTTAGGTATTATATTCGTATTTATTACGGCACCTGTTTCCGGACATTTAGTCTGTCGTGCGGCGTATCGTTCACGCGTACCGCTGGCTGAAGGTTCTGGAGACGATGCATTAAATGAAATCCTGTTCGGCGAAGAAAATCTGCAAGTAAAAGAAGAAGTGGAAGCTACATTGAAAGAAATTAAATAATGAATGTAAAAGCATTTTAAAAGTGATGGCATGTCGCTTTTAGAATGCTTTTTTTAGTGGATAAAAAATTATGTGATGTGGATAACTTGTAGATAAAGTTACAAATTTATCGAACAAAGGGGTAGAGCTCCTTATTTTTAACTGAATATGGATATAAGAAATTAAAAGTATTCCTATTTAGTATAAAAATAAATAGACTTTACTAAGAAAAATGTGGCAATTTCTAGAACAAATGAAAATATATCCGAATATTTTTTTGGAATCTTGTTCTAAAATAGAATTTTAAAATATTTTTTGTGGATAAGTATATTTCTGCCTGTTGAAAAATCGTGATTAAAATGTGGATAATTAACGTTAATGTGCATAACTTTGTGGATAAATAGTATATGTGGATAATATTTCTTGATTTATTGACAAATAAGCTCGTTTTTTATATAGTGCATTACAACACTAATGTACTTGGTGACTCAGAAAGGATGATCTCTTTGATTTTTAATACACAGAGTACAATGCCTATTTATATGCAAGTGGCGGAATGGATCGAAAATGAGATACTGGCAGACCGGCTGCTTCCGGAAGCGAAAGTTTATTCCCAGTATCAGCTTGCTGAAATTTTTAATATTAATCCGGCAACAGCCGGGAAAGGTCTGACTGTTTTAGTGGAAAAAGAAGTTTTGTATAAAAAGAGAGGGCTTGGAATGTTCGTGATCGGGGATGCGAAACATCGGATTTTAACGACAAGACGAAGCGATACATTGACGAAGATGGCAAAGGATATTGTGGAAGAAGCAAAACGTTTAGCTGTGATGGATGAAGATTTGATTGAGCTGATCAGGCATATTCAAAA belongs to Solibacillus sp. FSL W7-1436 and includes:
- a CDS encoding GntR family transcriptional regulator, translating into MIFNTQSTMPIYMQVAEWIENEILADRLLPEAKVYSQYQLAEIFNINPATAGKGLTVLVEKEVLYKKRGLGMFVIGDAKHRILTTRRSDTLTKMAKDIVEEAKRLAVMDEDLIELIRHIQKEG
- a CDS encoding Na(+)/H(+) antiporter subunit F1, with protein sequence MIDLILKAALVLFMVAIGLSLFRVIKGPSLPDRAIALDTIGVNLISAIAIVSIVLKTKAFLEAILILGILAFIGTIAFSKYIERGVIVERKSAD
- a CDS encoding Na+/H+ antiporter subunit E, yielding MLGQFIINLFIAALWFLLKDDPTADFTTFMSGFLVGTLILYAMHRFFGTQFYLRRVLKIIKLILIFIRELLSSSISVLKQVLGPQMNFTPGIFTYETKLRGDYQVTTLALLLTLTPGSVVMEVSEDNSTFYIHAMDIEESKETVLRSIGKFERAILEVTQ
- a CDS encoding Na+/H+ antiporter subunit G; amino-acid sequence: MSVNQLIELMAALLILLGAIVSVISAFGMIRLPDVYTRSHAATKSATLSVLLCLFGGFIYFWIHDGYVSIRLILGIIFVFITAPVSGHLVCRAAYRSRVPLAEGSGDDALNEILFGEENLQVKEEVEATLKEIK